cgactGCGATATCATTATCAGCAGTGGCGCCAGTCGACTGGACATTCCCGAAACTTGCGGCAAGATAGCCGTCATCCCCTGAATTCTGGGAGCTTGTTTCCTGGTTTGGCTTCGCAGCCTGTGGTATGACCCGGGTTTCAGGGTATTCGTCCTCGAAGCGCTGAATCATTTTTTGTAGCGTAGAATCAAGGAATTGAAGGCGTCCTGATAAAGTAGAAGGGAAAAAACATTAGCGCTGTCTTCTGAAAGTGAGACGAGTAAAAGTGAAAACTTACTGTAGTTGGCATCATTGCCTGCACGATCTTCACGCACAAGCGCAGTCTCGATCCTGGTACGTATACCACGAGCCGACTCCAAGAGGTTCCTGGACATATCGCGGGGTCGCTTAGCTGCTAGCGACCTAGATTTCCGGTGCCTAGGTGTTGTTGTGCCACTCGGAGGTCCGGAAACATCTCCTGGCATATGGTGATCCAAGTTACCAAGGCATACTCCCAATGCTTTCACCACACCTGTACCTCCGATCACGTAATCCTCATCGGGAGCTGGCTCGCCGTCCTCCTCAGCCCCTTCCTCAGCAGTACCGTGGCCAACAATATGCTGAAGAATCTCAGGGATCGGGACCGTTGTCCCCGGAAGGGACGGGTCAAGGTTCTCGGAAAGCTCTGCCTCAAGAGCCCCGCCTGCGAGATTTAGATTGTGAAGACAATATGCCACTATCTGAGATGCTAAAGCTTTGACAACTTCGTTGTTCTTTGCGCTTGGGTCTTCAATATCCACAGCTATGATTGTCCGCGAGACACGCACCGCAGCGAGCAAAGACGCATAGACTGCGCACGCTTCTTCCTGGGTTTCCGGGTCTGTCGCGGATGCGAGAGCAACAATAGCGGGATTTTCTAATATGTTCAAGTGGCATAGGCCAGGGCATTCTGGAAGGATCTCGGCCAGGGCAATCGTATGGTCAGAAGAAAGGTTGACATCAGCCAGGTGGATACGCTTCAACTGAGGCATTTTGGGAAGGAAGCGTCTAAAAGTCGATAACGCATCCGGCTGGGTCGAGAACAACGCTGGGTTATGAGAGACGTCAATGAACCGAAGGTTATGGAGGTGCACCAGCGCTTGAAGCAGCGGAAGAATAGCAGAGGGCGTAAGGGAACAGTCCGCTAGACTTAGTGCATAAAGAGGAAGGTGATTTTCGATAGCGTTGGTGATCAGATCCAGATCGTCCCCTATCGGGTTCCCGCCTAGATCTAAGCCTTCACATTTTCCGGATTCCAGATACCGCACAATATGTTCCAAGCCTCCCCGAGTCACTCCGTTGTTAGCTAAGCCTAACCTCCGCAGGCCAACGGATGTCGCAGCATCACAAATCTTCATCACCTCTTCCGTTGTAGGCTTGCATTCGCTGAGCAGCAATTCCTCGAGATGATCGCCACCGAAGCGTTGCGAAAGGGAGTTTGAAAATACAGTAGCCACATCGATAGTTACGGGAGCAGAAGCAGAATTTGTTCCTTTCGGAGGTAAAATCGTTGGGTCGTTCAACGGAATGGGAGACGACGGTAACGGAATGCCCGTGAGATCGATAGCCTTGAGGGATTTGGAGAGATGAATAAACAGACTGATATAGCGCCATCCTTCCGGGCCGATTTTCGGGTTGTTTTTCAACGATAGCCTTTCCACAACGCTGAATCTCTCTATCTTCTCGGCTTCACGAAGATCTGCTTTCCTGTTTTTCCCACGTCTGCGCCTCATTTGCTCGACAGTTTTGGTGGAAAGAAGGCCAGATAAGATGGCGCGGACGGCCTCATCCGTCAACGCGCATTTTTCAAGAATTAGTTTTCGAACGGGCACCACAGCTAACCAATCACTGAAGGTTGCAATATCCTCAGAAGTCATTGGAAAGTTTGTGAGGTCAAGCACGGCGACAGTCCCAGGGGATTCCGCAAGCGTTGACGAAGGTGACGAAATCTCATCCACTATTCGTTTAAGAACGGGCGTCTCACGCAGTTGACAACAACGTCGGTAAATCCGAATAGGATCAGTCGTTGGGTGATTTTGCGTTCCAGATCGAGTGTGCCCGGCTGTAATGTTCCTAGGTCCACTCTCATGATCATCGGCCGTCAATTGCATGGGAATGGAGCCGTTCGCCTCTGCTAATCTCCGTTTCCT
This region of Aspergillus puulaauensis MK2 DNA, chromosome 5, nearly complete sequence genomic DNA includes:
- a CDS encoding putative cell wall biogenesis protein Mhp1 (COG:S;~EggNog:ENOG410PFDE;~InterPro:IPR032675), whose translation is MENVETVDVSWLHHSHKDNNLSRCRSVSSLSCDKPVNDVEAATPQRSNSYKSPPPSKSSPSPQNASAPPAPVPAKSDPNNTSARSEKDIKPSDSTSSNGTSPAADPFPKSAPKPIGRRGSWISSLSSKFSSGSTPPSQSNMKPQATPKPSPPASKLDMHNPFGAAYSPKDKEEEKRDENTPLTSSSPRGPSFLQSAFRKLSSSGSGGGRPAPANGSICERRTLNIDQNRDRCKVPDLNQAKLRRVAFCVDVEIAGIAPRESDEESPPSNSSRRHLDMNIHKPKRTNSKCKTKDEAEPLKRAHSTPVEKEVSTEENVGPKGSPPTIPSDEGKTNDEVKQPTRKLEKKKRSEEERQERRDRKRRLAEANGSIPMQLTADDHESGPRNITAGHTRSGTQNHPTTDPIRIYRRCCQLRETPVLKRIVDEISSPSSTLAESPGTVAVLDLTNFPMTSEDIATFSDWLAVVPVRKLILEKCALTDEAVRAILSGLLSTKTVEQMRRRRGKNRKADLREAEKIERFSVVERLSLKNNPKIGPEGWRYISLFIHLSKSLKAIDLTGIPLPSSPIPLNDPTILPPKGTNSASAPVTIDVATVFSNSLSQRFGGDHLEELLLSECKPTTEEVMKICDAATSVGLRRLGLANNGVTRGGLEHIVRYLESGKCEGLDLGGNPIGDDLDLITNAIENHLPLYALSLADCSLTPSAILPLLQALVHLHNLRFIDVSHNPALFSTQPDALSTFRRFLPKMPQLKRIHLADVNLSSDHTIALAEILPECPGLCHLNILENPAIVALASATDPETQEEACAVYASLLAAVRVSRTIIAVDIEDPSAKNNEVVKALASQIVAYCLHNLNLAGGALEAELSENLDPSLPGTTVPIPEILQHIVGHGTAEEGAEEDGEPAPDEDYVIGGTGVVKALGVCLGNLDHHMPGDVSGPPSGTTTPRHRKSRSLAAKRPRDMSRNLLESARGIRTRIETALVREDRAGNDANYRRLQFLDSTLQKMIQRFEDEYPETRVIPQAAKPNQETSSQNSGDDGYLAASFGNVQSTGATADNDIAVDDDEGDQYAVRLSRASSITSLHSRAMTSEEGHVHRLGQNIRRDFINPPDQDEEGESDERMDEFHLTALREKLDRLHDEQTRSHFESGRADKAFQELGSTVEELWAIQRQDTEAYERFKQSQIAAQINSGRRTPSISDTSRARTSNLGPDQSSAS